From a single Nothobranchius furzeri strain GRZ-AD chromosome 9, NfurGRZ-RIMD1, whole genome shotgun sequence genomic region:
- the lingo1b gene encoding leucine-rich repeat and immunoglobulin-like domain-containing nogo receptor-interacting protein 1-B isoform X2, protein MSQVNNRMVSGEAGGHSYLVACWQPILILMLGTVLSGSTTGCPSRCDCNAQERSVVCHRRRLAALPEGIPTETRQLDLSKNRLKTLGPEEFINYPQLEELQLNENIISSIEPGAFGNLMNLRTLGLRNNQLKLIQLGVFTGLTNLTQLDISENKIVILLDYMFQELYNLRALEVGDNDLVFISPRSFHGLSNLESLNIEGYKLASVPTDALSHVHNLLSLRLRYLNVSVIRDYSFKRLYRLRALEISQMSALDTMTPKCLFGLNLTSLSVTNCNLTDIPYQAISHLRYLRFLNLSFNPIHTVEGNQLFNLQKLQAFHLAGGRLVTIEPYSFRGLNHLRVFNVSSNSLSTLQESVFHSVGNLETLALFGNPLSCDCRLLWVFRRRWRLNFNKQQPICASPVLVQGKEFKDFPDILPSDYFTCQKSKIVDYKVQESHVDEGTTVYFSCKAEGDPFPMIMWQSPKKEYITTKKLGSRLSVSSEGTLEVRYAQIQDNGTYICIASNAAGNDSKAAHLFVHSYSPNWPHQPNKTFAFISNQPSEEAANVTRATVPFPFDVKTLIVATTMGFISFLGVVLFCLVLLFLWSRGKDNTKSSIEVEYVPRKEESEEASPTEAPVQFNMKIM, encoded by the exons ATGTCTCAG GTAAACAATAGGATGGTGTCTGGAGAGGCAGGAGGGCACAGCTACTTGGTGGCATGCTGGCAGCCCATCCTGATCTTGATGCTGGGCACTGTCCTTTCTGGTTCCACCACTGGCTGCCCTTCAAGATGTGACTGCAACGCACAGGAGCGTTCAGTCGTGTGCCACCGACGGAGACTGGCTGCTCTTCCTGAAGGCATCCCCACAGAAACAAGGCAGTTAGACCTCAGCAAGAACCGTTTGAAAACTCTGGGGCCCGAAGAGTTTATTAATTACCCTCAGCTGGAGGAGTTGCAACTCAACGAAAACATTATCTCATCCATTGAGCCGGGGGCTTTTGGGAACTTAATGAATCTTCGAACTCTAGGTTTACGTAACAACCAGCTGAAGCTCATTCAGCTAGGGGTGTTTACAGGTTTGACCAACCTGACACAGCTGGATATAAGTGAGAACAAAATTGTCATACTGCTTGACTATATGTTCCAAGAGTTGTATAACCTGAGGGCTTTGGAAGTTGGTGACAATGACCTAGTATTTATCTCACCTCGATCATTTCATGGCCTCAGCAACCTTGAAAGTCTCAATATTGAGGGATACAAACTGGCTTCGGTTCCCACTGATGCCCTCAGCCATGTTCATAACCTGTTGTCTCTTCGATTACGTTATCTGAACGTCAGTGTCATAAGGGATTACTCCTTCAAGAGGCTGTACCGACTCAGAGCACTGGAGATTTCTCAGATGTCTGCCCTAGATACAATGACACCAAAATGTTTGTTTGGACTCAACCTCACTTCGTTGTCTGTCACAAACTGTAATCTTACTGACATTCCCTACCAAGCCATCAGTCACCTAAGATATCTTCGATTTCTGAACTTGTCATTTAATCCCATTCATACTGTGGAAGGAAACCAACTGTTCAATCTACAGAAGCTCCAGGCTTTTCATTTGGCTGGTGGGAGGTTGGTGACCATTGAGCCCTACTCATTTCGAGGACTTAACCATCTCCGTGTTTTTAATGTATCAAGCAATAGCTTGAGCACCCTACAGGAGTCTGTCTTTCACTCAGTAGGCAACCTGGAGACCTTGGCTTTGTTTGGCAACCCCTTGTCCTGCGACTGCCGGTTACTGTGGGTCTTCCGTCGGAGGTGGAGGCTTAACTTTAACAAACAACAGCCCATTTGTGCTTCACCTGTGCTTGTGCAAGGAAAAGAGTTCAAAGATTTTCCAGATATACTCCCTTCTGATTACTTCACTTGCCAGAAATCAAAGATTGTGGATTACAAGGTTCAAGAAAGCCATGTAGATGAAGGAACTACAGTATATTTTTCGTGTAAGGCAGAAGGTGATCCATTTCCAATGATAATGTGGCAGTCTCCAAAAAAGGAATACATAACTACCAAGAAACTGGGGTCAAGGCTCTCTGTGTCCAGTGAAGGTACTCTGGAGGTGCGATATGCCCAGATCCAGGACAATGGCACCTACATCTGTATTGCCAGTAATGCAGCAGGCAATGACAGTAAAGCTGCCCACCTTTTTGTGCATAGCTATTCTCCAAATTGGCCCCACCAGCCAAACAAGACATTTGCTTTTATTTCCAACCAGCCAAGTGAAGAAGCTGCTAATGTGACCCGGGCAACGGTTCCATTTCCCTTTGATGTAAAAACACTTATTGTTGCAACCACCATGGGATTTATCTCTTTTCTTGGAGTGGTCCTCTTCTGCCTTGTATTATTATTCCTCTGGAGTAGAGGGAAAGACAATACCAAGTCAAGTATTGAAGTTGAATATGTGCCACGCAAAGAGGAATCAGAGGAAGCCAGTCCAACTGAGGCACCTGTACAATTCAATATGAAAATCATGTGA
- the lingo1b gene encoding leucine-rich repeat and immunoglobulin-like domain-containing nogo receptor-interacting protein 1-B isoform X1, with translation MTVLVNNRMVSGEAGGHSYLVACWQPILILMLGTVLSGSTTGCPSRCDCNAQERSVVCHRRRLAALPEGIPTETRQLDLSKNRLKTLGPEEFINYPQLEELQLNENIISSIEPGAFGNLMNLRTLGLRNNQLKLIQLGVFTGLTNLTQLDISENKIVILLDYMFQELYNLRALEVGDNDLVFISPRSFHGLSNLESLNIEGYKLASVPTDALSHVHNLLSLRLRYLNVSVIRDYSFKRLYRLRALEISQMSALDTMTPKCLFGLNLTSLSVTNCNLTDIPYQAISHLRYLRFLNLSFNPIHTVEGNQLFNLQKLQAFHLAGGRLVTIEPYSFRGLNHLRVFNVSSNSLSTLQESVFHSVGNLETLALFGNPLSCDCRLLWVFRRRWRLNFNKQQPICASPVLVQGKEFKDFPDILPSDYFTCQKSKIVDYKVQESHVDEGTTVYFSCKAEGDPFPMIMWQSPKKEYITTKKLGSRLSVSSEGTLEVRYAQIQDNGTYICIASNAAGNDSKAAHLFVHSYSPNWPHQPNKTFAFISNQPSEEAANVTRATVPFPFDVKTLIVATTMGFISFLGVVLFCLVLLFLWSRGKDNTKSSIEVEYVPRKEESEEASPTEAPVQFNMKIM, from the coding sequence GTAAACAATAGGATGGTGTCTGGAGAGGCAGGAGGGCACAGCTACTTGGTGGCATGCTGGCAGCCCATCCTGATCTTGATGCTGGGCACTGTCCTTTCTGGTTCCACCACTGGCTGCCCTTCAAGATGTGACTGCAACGCACAGGAGCGTTCAGTCGTGTGCCACCGACGGAGACTGGCTGCTCTTCCTGAAGGCATCCCCACAGAAACAAGGCAGTTAGACCTCAGCAAGAACCGTTTGAAAACTCTGGGGCCCGAAGAGTTTATTAATTACCCTCAGCTGGAGGAGTTGCAACTCAACGAAAACATTATCTCATCCATTGAGCCGGGGGCTTTTGGGAACTTAATGAATCTTCGAACTCTAGGTTTACGTAACAACCAGCTGAAGCTCATTCAGCTAGGGGTGTTTACAGGTTTGACCAACCTGACACAGCTGGATATAAGTGAGAACAAAATTGTCATACTGCTTGACTATATGTTCCAAGAGTTGTATAACCTGAGGGCTTTGGAAGTTGGTGACAATGACCTAGTATTTATCTCACCTCGATCATTTCATGGCCTCAGCAACCTTGAAAGTCTCAATATTGAGGGATACAAACTGGCTTCGGTTCCCACTGATGCCCTCAGCCATGTTCATAACCTGTTGTCTCTTCGATTACGTTATCTGAACGTCAGTGTCATAAGGGATTACTCCTTCAAGAGGCTGTACCGACTCAGAGCACTGGAGATTTCTCAGATGTCTGCCCTAGATACAATGACACCAAAATGTTTGTTTGGACTCAACCTCACTTCGTTGTCTGTCACAAACTGTAATCTTACTGACATTCCCTACCAAGCCATCAGTCACCTAAGATATCTTCGATTTCTGAACTTGTCATTTAATCCCATTCATACTGTGGAAGGAAACCAACTGTTCAATCTACAGAAGCTCCAGGCTTTTCATTTGGCTGGTGGGAGGTTGGTGACCATTGAGCCCTACTCATTTCGAGGACTTAACCATCTCCGTGTTTTTAATGTATCAAGCAATAGCTTGAGCACCCTACAGGAGTCTGTCTTTCACTCAGTAGGCAACCTGGAGACCTTGGCTTTGTTTGGCAACCCCTTGTCCTGCGACTGCCGGTTACTGTGGGTCTTCCGTCGGAGGTGGAGGCTTAACTTTAACAAACAACAGCCCATTTGTGCTTCACCTGTGCTTGTGCAAGGAAAAGAGTTCAAAGATTTTCCAGATATACTCCCTTCTGATTACTTCACTTGCCAGAAATCAAAGATTGTGGATTACAAGGTTCAAGAAAGCCATGTAGATGAAGGAACTACAGTATATTTTTCGTGTAAGGCAGAAGGTGATCCATTTCCAATGATAATGTGGCAGTCTCCAAAAAAGGAATACATAACTACCAAGAAACTGGGGTCAAGGCTCTCTGTGTCCAGTGAAGGTACTCTGGAGGTGCGATATGCCCAGATCCAGGACAATGGCACCTACATCTGTATTGCCAGTAATGCAGCAGGCAATGACAGTAAAGCTGCCCACCTTTTTGTGCATAGCTATTCTCCAAATTGGCCCCACCAGCCAAACAAGACATTTGCTTTTATTTCCAACCAGCCAAGTGAAGAAGCTGCTAATGTGACCCGGGCAACGGTTCCATTTCCCTTTGATGTAAAAACACTTATTGTTGCAACCACCATGGGATTTATCTCTTTTCTTGGAGTGGTCCTCTTCTGCCTTGTATTATTATTCCTCTGGAGTAGAGGGAAAGACAATACCAAGTCAAGTATTGAAGTTGAATATGTGCCACGCAAAGAGGAATCAGAGGAAGCCAGTCCAACTGAGGCACCTGTACAATTCAATATGAAAATCATGTGA